The genomic segment CCTCTCCACGACAACCGTGCGCGGCGGGCTGGCCGGCGGGAGCAACCGCAGAGCGCGCGGGGCCACCCGGGGGCGCCGCAGAGCCACAGCCGAGGGCTGCGAGCCCGGGGGCGGAGCCACAGCCGAGGGCGGAGCCACAGCCgggagaggggggcgggggggcctggGAGCGCCGCAGAACCACAGCCGGGGGCGGAGCCacagccggggtggggggacccGGAGGCGGAGCCAaagccggggcggggcgggggagccTGGGAGAGCCGCAGAGCCACGGCCGGGGGCGGAGCCACAGCCGGGTTGGGGGACCCGGAGGCGGAGCCAaagccggggcggggcgggggagccTGGGAGAGCCGCAGAGCCACGGCCGGGGGCGGAGCCacagccggggtggggggacccGGAGGCGGAGCCAaagccggggcggggcgggggagccTGGGAGAGCCGCAGAGCCACGGCCGGGGGCGGAGCCAAGGAGCGAGCGCGAGGGAGGAGCGGGGCCAGGGGCCCTCCAAATCCACCCGGGAAGCGGCGCTCTGGAAAGCCGGGAGCATGTTAGGGATCGCGGCAGTCGGAGGGATCTAGGCAGGGAGAGTCGGTGGGGGCAGATGCACTTTCTGGGGTTCTCCCTCCTGTCCTGTAAGGAGAGGGCTCCTGATGGAAAAGGCGTGGCACTGGGTTTCTATTCTCGACCCATCTAGTTAGCCTCTGGGAGGTGTGGTAGTGGATCCGGATTCAGTGTCCTCGGGCGGTGTAGACCCTGTCGGTTCCACACCGGCGGGCCCCCATTTGAGTAGCCCCGCCCCCCCTGCCTTCCCGCCCCAGCCGCGGCAGCCTCCGCAGGGTTGTGCTCCCCCACTGCAGCTCCCAGCACCTGCCGGCCTTTGAGCCTTTGTGCTGCTGCCCTGTAGACAGGCGGCTCCTCGGGAAGCGGGACTTTCGCGGGCTATGAGCTCACAGCGCGCCGTTCGCCCGCACCTGAGCACCTACTAACACTTAATCCCTGGTACTTTCAGCTCACTCAGCCACTCAGCCTTTTGGGGAacgtttattgagtgcctactgtgtgccaagggGAACCAATGTTGAGTACAATACATGGTAACTGCCTTGGGGGACCCCGCGGTCTGGTGGGGGAGGCACAGATTAATCAAACGATCACATAAGAAACAACACATTCCAGGGAGAGCTGGTACCCTGAGGGCCTTCTCCAGGCATCCGGTGAATGCACACAGCTGTAATCCGTGCCATGCAAGAGGGGCACTTCCATGGAGAGAGGATGTGAAGGACAAACAGCAGTGAACAGATGAGTGGAAGAGAAGAAGACAGATGTGCAAAGTCCCTGTGGTAGGAAGAAGTGTGGCCGGTAGGACCTGGAGCCCAGGGTGACTGGAACGGAGTGACAGTGAACACAGTTCCAGCTGAGGCTGAAGAGATAGGCCAGGCCAGCAGAGCCCCTAAGGCCTCTGACAGTTTTGACTCTGGCCCCAGAGCCATGGGGCGCCCATGAAGACTTTCAGACGGAGGTCAGGTAACCACCTCGTATTCTGAGCAGTTGGTTGGAGCAGGTACCAAGTGGATGCAGGGAGGCCAGTGAGGCTATTGCTAGAGTTAACTGGTTTGGGCTGCCTCTCGACTACACAGTGAGTGCCCCAGGACAGGCTGTGGGCCTCGAAGCCCTCTgaagctacacacacacacacacacacacacacacacacacacacacacggagcccAGCCTGGGAGTGCACAGAAAAGGAACCCAATGTACATTTTTGACATTAATCTGAAATCAGACTTTTCTAGCAACATTCACCCCACCAGTTTATgcacaaaggccctggggccttGGGGAGCAGCAGGTTGGAACATGAACGAAAGGGAacgcgggcttcctgctgagcagggtgtcCCACGCTGGAAGCTGGGAGCCAGGCCCTGTCCCCTCCACATTCACTTCCTCTAGTAAACGTGCTCATATTCGTGGTCTGCCggtcctctccctgctcctggcaGGGTCCAGCAGGCTCTGTCCCCAACTCGGGCAGCAAAGAACAGGCATGCTGGTGCCATCCTGACCCCTCAGCGGTCCTGGCGCCGGAGCGGGGGTGATGGGGGGTGCCGTACTGGAGGCAAGTCATAGTGTCCCGGGATGTGGCTGTTCTTGGGTGAGTCGTAGTGGCCAGGGGGCAGGCCCGGAGGCAGTGGGAGCTGGGAGCCCACAGAGTCTTGgtctggggacagagaggggacaggatgggaggtggctcctccctcctcttcctgacCACAGCCTCTCCTGCCCACAGCCAGATGGATGTGTGTCCCTCCTCCGCTGCCAGTGGCCTCCTCCGAGGCCACCCTGACCTTGTCACCAACCTTGTTCCCCTCTTTTCTGGGTACCAACCCCACAAGTCAGGTGCTGTGCGACCACCATTTCAAATCCTCAGCCCTGGGAGGTAGGCCCACTGCTCACGGGCTCTGAGAGGCAAGGTGATTTCCCAAACATCGTGCCTGGTGTGAGCCCAagtctgagcccagagcccatgctcttgcTGCCACGCCAtgccacccctgctctctctccctctgacccttccttccccctccctgtcCTGGCCACCGTCAGCCCTGCCCCAGCGGAGAGGGGGGCTCACCATAGGTCAGAGGGCTGGGCTGTTCATAGGCACCACTGTCTCTCTGTGGCTGGGGGCGGCGCCACCTCTGGTTGTCCCAGAGCTGAGCGGGCTGCCTGGGGGGGGACCCTGAGGGAGGGCCTTTCATCTCCACATAGCTGCTCTCCCGGGGGCTCCCTAGGAGGCTGGGCAGGTCCCGGATGGTGGCGTAGGGGTTTTCGCTGCTCAGGGAAGCCAGGCtggccctcagcccctcctcagaGATGGGCCCtaaggacagaggaaggaagtCAGGCTCCGTGGGGCCCTGGCTCCTAGCGCCCAGCTCAGCCCGCTCCCTCGCCGCTCTGCCCGCGCCTTTGCTAGAGAACGGGCCTGGGCCGCCGCGgctgctggagctggggctgTAGCTTCGGTCCAGGCGGCCGCTacctgagcaggagggagaggaggggggcagTGAGCGGTCAGGCTCCCACCGCCTCTGGAACTGGAGCCTCCCACGCTCAGATGGAGCGGGATGCCGGGCTGCACACGGCCACCCCCACCAGAGGCCTCGGCCTCCAGGCTCCTACCCCTGTCCAGAGGCCCTGGTGGGGGCTCCCGGCGGTGCTTCCAGTCAGCAGGCAGGGTGCTGTGGTTATCCAGGCCATGCGCACCCCCTGGCCGCTCGGGGACCTGGAGGCTGGTGAACAGCTGACTGCCTGGAACCTaacggggggagggggcgtgggatAGGGAGAGTAGCATGTCAGGATGGAGCCTCCCAGAGAACCAAGTCTGTGCCCACCCCTCTGCAGCGCCCCCCCGCCGGCACTGACCTTGTTAGGGGGCGGGGGGTTCGGGGAGCACTGTGACAGGGTGTGGTAGCTGGGGTTGGAGTAGTAGTGGCTGTAGCTCGGGGGGACATCTGCATGGACAGACACAGGCGCGTGGTGACCTGGCCGGTCAGACAGAGGCCCGGCCCGGGAGAGCTGCTCTGCCCCAGCAGGTCAGTAACCAGCCTCTCTGACCTCGCCTCTCCCCTCCAGTGCCCCACTTCCCATCTTCCAGGTCTGGAGTGGGGACCCAGGAgccttgcccccccacccccaggccggcTCACCTGGCATGACGTACTCGGAGCTGTCCAGGCGCCTGCCGCTGTAGGCCACCGTCAGGTGTTGATGTTCCTTGCCTTTTTGCCAATGGCGGTAGCCAATGAACAGCGCCAGCAGGGCCACCACCAGGGACCCCAGCACTGCGATGCCAATCACTGCCCCCAGTGAGTTATAGGTCACCGGAGAGGTAGGCATCATGGTGAAGGGCTCCTGGTTTCCTAGGGGGACAGGGTGGCCACTCGGCATGTCTTGGTTCTGCTGCTACGCGAGGGGCGCACGCACAGGAGAGGCCCCAGTAGGGAGGCCGGGAGTATGAGGGGTCTGGGTCTTGGCGCCCTGGGGACAACGGGGCCCTAGAGAAGAACTCACCAATCCTGCAGGGGGCACCGCTGTCCTCTGGGGGACACACACAGGCCCCAGTCTCCGGGTGGCACCTCTCTCCAGGACTGCATTGGCATGGCTGGGAGCAGTTGGCTCCGAACGTCCCGGGAGAGCAGcctgggagggaggcaaggaggcGGGTGGGGCGAGGGGCCAAAAGCTGCAGTCTCCTCCTCGGGCTGGCGGGCGGGGCATGAGTCCCCCTTCTGTGGGTACCTTCCAAGCAGAGGTGTCCCGTCCAGCCTGGGGGGCAGAAACAGCTCCCATCCTGGGGGTGGCAGGTGCCTCCATGGCCGCACTGGCAAGGCTGGGCACAGTTGGCTCCCCAGTGTCCTAGAGGGCATGCTGCAGGGGACAAATGGCTGTCTGGCGGGGCAAGGCCGGTCCCCGCTGGACGAATGCTCAGCCCCCAGCCTCATTGAATCTGCTCAGCCTTGGTCTCCCTGGGACACCAAGGTTTTGAACCAGAGCTGCCCACGGATGACTCACAGATGTTTATCACATGCCCAGCTGCCCACTTGAACCTGCCCTTGGTTATCTAATAGCCATATCAAGATGGGGTGCCCAGGGCCAGACAAGCAAAGGGCACCACTACTACCCTGCATTGCTTagctctggattctttttttctctttcacctaAGACAGAAGTAAGCGCCCATACTATTTGAGGTATAATTTCTGTGTGCCTGACATTAGGGTAGCCGGGACCGAATTCTATGGGGACGCTCCCCTCCATCACGCCCCTCGACCGCCGCCCCCGAGCCCGCACCCAGCTTCTTCTGGGTCACCGcttctcatttctcctttctaaCACTTGCTGTACTTGGTTTTTTGGACTAATCTGTTCCGtgatgttctttatatatttatggaGGGAAGAAgccacacataaataaatacaaattgaaaaccgcagaagaaaagaaagaacatgtccAAAACCAAGCTTAGGGGTCCCCCCATGCCCGGACAATAATGCCCTTCCCAGGCCGCCCTGCAGAGGGGCCAGGGGACTTGTCTTCTGCAAGTCTCGAGCTGCAGCCCGAGCACCTGGGTCATTATATAGTGTCCGTATTGTTTATATAAACTACTGAATCAAAGTGGGCCGGGAGGCTATCACACGCGGGAGCGGCTGCACGGAAGCCTCTGGTCCTCAGCCCAGCTCTCAGCACGCATGCGCTCTCGCACACAAGCCGCCACATACGCTGGGAGCAATCGGGGCCTGTCCAGCCGGCCAGACAGTAGCAGGTCCCATCCGAGGGGTGGCAGGAGGAGTGGTTGGCACACTTGCAGGGCACACAGCGTTTTCCATAGCGGCCGGGCTGGCAGGCTGGGGGAAAGAGGCCGGTGGTGACTGGGGGCAGGGACCACCCCTCGCTCAGCCCTGGACCCCactagctccctccctccctccttcccactgcaGAAGACACCAAGAGGGGCAGCGGGGGGCTTCTGGCATCTGACATTGCCCTGCACCCTCCTGCTGGTGAgcggggggaaggagagggagcctCACATCTCTGGCAGGAGGGGCCTCGGAATCCGGGGGCGCACACGCAATTGCCGTTCTCGGGGACGCAGGTGCCCCCATTCTTGCAGGTACAGCTCTTACTACAGTTGGCTCCCCAGAAGCCGTCggggcagggcaggtggcagCGCGTCCCTGTGGGACAGAAGTGTAGGGTGAGCCTGGccggcacccccccccccacatccacAGGGGCTCTTCTGGACACTTCTCCTGTGGGATCCACCCCCCAGCTCTGGGGGCCTGGGGCCGGGACACCTCGATGCTCACCCGTCCAGCCGGCCTGGCACCAGCAGTGTCCACGGACAGGGTCGCAGCCGTCAGAGTGGTCACACTCACAGCGGCTGGCACAGCCTTCACCAAACTGCCCCTTCTTGGAGAGGGAGTGGAGGGCGGGGCAGGCCAGTCAGCTGGGGGGGTCGCTATGAGCCGCCCTCCCCCGGGCAGACAGGCTGTTGAGCACTTACCGGGCAGGGGAGCTGGCAGTGGGCCCCGTGCCACCCCGGGGTGCAGGTGCAGGCTCCAGTTTGGGGGCTGCAGGCCGCCTCGTGGGCACACTGGCAGCTAGCGTTGCAACCGAAGCCCCAGGTTCCGGGCGAGCAGGGCACGGAGCAGTTACCACGCTGCCAACCTGGAAGAGGGGCCCCGCAGAGAGGCATGGGGATCGGCCCCGCTCTCGAGCAAGCACCACGCGGCATCAGCTGTGCCAGGCTCGGTGCCGCGACCTGGGGGTGGGAGTGCGGGTGCTCGTGGCCCACGCAGGAGGCAAGCATGTACACGGTGACACGCTCGGCGGCTGCCAGTGGTGCACCGCTCCCCTCTGGGGCCTGCCTCTCCTGCAGAATGGGGGGGCTTGGCAGCAAACGCAAACGCTTAGGGCAAACCCCAAACCAGGTAACTAAATGCACAGATCATGTGTCAGACTACAGGGAGGAGTGGGGACTGGAGACCGGAGGGGGGTTACACATCACCGAGAGCCAGCCAAATACAACACATCCGTGTCAGAACGCAGCCTAAAGGTTGCCAACGGGCCACCCGGCTGGATCTCAGAAGCCCTTCCTGGCCCTGCCAGTGCGTGGTTCTAGGTGACTGAGGGCGAGGGATGCTCGCCCGAGACGTGCCTTCTGACCTGGGCCTTTAAGCACAAGTAGGATTTCTGTGgctgaagaaaagcaaagtggatTTTCCAGGAAGGAAGTAGCCTGGCTACTTTCCCACCGTCCGGCTGCTGCCTGGGGGCTCCGCCCTCACCCTGCACCCTCCGCCCCGCCCGGGGCCCGCCCCCACCCTTGGGCCCGCCTTCTCCCCGTGGCCCCGCCCCCAAGTCGCCCCTCCCCGGGGGCCCCGCCCCATTACCCTCCTTGCAGACGCAGGCGCCGTCGACGGGCGAGCAGGCGATAGCGTGGTCGCAGGAGCAGCGCGCCTTGCAGTCGACTCCATAGGTGTCGGGGGGGCAGAGGCTGGCGCAGTGCGGGCCCTGAAGGCGGGGGGACTGTGAGGGGGCGGCCCGGCCCCTCCGCCTCGCCCCCCCGGGTCCTCGCCGCGCCGCGCCTCACCGTGTAGCCGGGCGCGCACCGGCACAGGCCGCTGTCGGGCTGGCACGCGCCGCCGTGGAGACAGAGGCAGTGCTCCTGGCAGCCGGGCCCGTGCGTGTCCTGCGGGCAGCTCTCGTTGCAGTGCAGGCCGGCCCAGCCCGGCAGGCACGAGCACTCCCCGCTCATCGGGTGGCAGCTGCGGCGGGAGCGGGCGGCGCCGTCTGACGGGGTCCGCGCGCGCTCCCCGGGCTCCCCGGCCCCTCGGCGCGGCGGGCGCGGGTCTTCGCCGAACCGGGGGACCGTTCCGagcgcgcccccgcccccaccccgaggcccctccctcccccttctgtgaCATCTGTCCCGCCCTCGGGCCGGCCTCCGCGGCTTCAGCACCCAAGTCCTCTCCCACTGGCGTCCGAGCCTTGAGCGCGCTCCCGCGGCACACCTGAGGCTGTGTTCCGGGTCGCAGGTGCAGGGCTCCTGGCAGCTGAGGCCGTAGAGGCCGTCGGGGCAGAGGCGCTCGGTGCAGCGGTCCCCGGTGAAGCCGTGTTCGCACAGACACGCGCCGTTGGCCGGGAAGCAGCGCGCGCCCTGGGCGCAGTCGCACGTCTCGGCACAGTCCTGGCCGAAGCGGCCCACGGGGCACTCCTCACGGCACCTGGGGGCCTGCCCAGTGAGCCTGGCGGCGCCCGTCCCCTCGCCGCTCCCGCCCTCGCCAAAGCCACTCACCGATCCCCCGTGTAGCCCGGAGCGCAGCGACACTGGCCAGTGAATCGGTCACAGAGGCCACCATTGTGACAGTGGCACTCTTGGGAGCAGTTAGGTCCGTGGAAGCCctctgggcagggcagggagcagatgGTGCCCTGGAGGGGTGGAAGATGGACAGCCCCTCCCCTTGGGCACAGGACCCCTGATACCCCCATACCTCAAACCCCTGCAGGGTCCACAGAGCCCACCCCCTTCACACGcatcctcctcccagccccgcaGAGAAGCACCCCATCGGCTCAGGCCCCACCCTTCCTACCATCCAACCAGGTGGGCAGCTGCAGGAGTCCTGGGAGGCCTGGTAGACACCCCCATTGTGGCAGGGATAGGTGCTGGGGCAGAAGCCAGCGGGGCCCGGGAGACAGGACACCTCACAGCTGCTGGGCAAAGCGGCGAGGTCAGGGTGGGCGCCGGCAGCCCCGGCCGCCCCTTTGCCTCCAAGGGctggccccctgccccctggctcCCTGAGGTCAAGGAGCAAATCCTGACCTCAGAGCTCAGTGTGGCATCCAGTTGTTGGGTGCCACCCGCCTTCCCTGTCGGGGACGGGAGGAGTCAGAAAGCAAAGGTTTCCAGGACCAGAAACGGTGGGGACAGCCAGCACCCCAGATGGGGCTGTGCCCCTTCCACTCTGCTCCTGCtgttgcggggggagggggtgcaacTGCCTGCCAGTTTTTCTGCCCCAGAGGGCTCCCCTCTGGAGCTGCTCTGTGAGGCCCGGTGCATCTCGACCTAGTGCGTCTCCCCTCTGCTTGGCCCCGCACCTCCTCACGACAGGCTTCTCTGGGACCGTGTCAGCCCCACTTTGCGACGCCCGCTCACACACGTGCGGGTTCATCTGCACAGTGAGCCTTCCGGGAGCATGATACTGTTGCCACCTTACAGACAGGGAACAGCTCACCACGACTCCGCCATTGGCTCAAGGCTGCTCAACTCGCCAGGGGCGGAGCTGGGACGAGGACCTCGGCCTCTCCGTTCTGTCCCATTTGGGACCAAGTCTGAGTCCCCTCCTATCCCCACGTGTGCCCATGTGGTCCTGTGTCTGCAACCCCGTTATGCACCTGGGCCCCGTTCTCCCtggggggcagaagcaggctccggTCCGGGGGTCACAGGGCGCTCCGTGGCACTGGCAGGGTAACTGACAGGCAGGACCGTACTGgccagaggggcagggctggaggcagCGTGGGGGCTGCAGGccggaggggcagaagcaggctccactcttGGGGTCACAGGAGCTGCTGTTCCCGCAGTGGCAGGGCTTGTCACACTGAGGCCCCCACATGCCTGGGGCACACGCTGCAGgatgaggaggggagaagggggtcACCGGGGGTCTCCCCCTCCCTAATGTCCACTCAGTCCCCGGCTCTGTGTCCCAGCCCGCCCCCCACACCCGTGCCCCGTGCCACACCTCAGAAAAGGCAGCTGGCCGCTGTGGGGCTCTGGGGCGCCTGTCCTAGGGGACTAAGCACCTGTGCGCGGTCAGGAGGGTGCAGCCCCAGTCCCGCGCCCCCGTAGCCACCCGGCACTCACCACTGGAGCAGTCGCCGCCCCGCCAGCCCTGCGCGCACTGGCACCGATCGGGAGCCACACAGTGGCCGTGGACGCACTCCTGGACGCAGAGCGCTGGCGCAGAGATGGAGGGAGTGAGGGacgcctcccctgcccccacccacctttccTCCTCCGAAGCCGGACCCTGGGGGCCTGGCCCTCCCAGAGCAGCACTTCTGCCTCGAAGAAGCGGCCACAGAAGACAGGGCCAGCAACTCTGGGGGGGCCGGGCAGGAGAGCCTGGGCAGTGACAAGTCAAAGACAGACAGCAACAGAGAGACAGGGATGGGAAGAGACAGAAACTCATAGTGACAGAGAGACACGAAGGCAGCCccgagacagacagacagagacagagatgctCAAACACAGGGAGAGAAGCGGAGGGAGAAACATGGGGTCAGCCAGGACAGAGGAGGCTAGTggcagctgctgggggagggggcgaggaCAAGCCTGGAGGGGGCAGAGAAGCGGGGGCtgggccctccctctccccctccctggccccacccAGACTCACGGACACAGGTGCCCCGGCTCTCGTAGAAACCCACACAGCACCGCAGGCGCTTCCGGTGCTCTGTCCTCACCACCTGGCGGTACACCGGCCTGTAGACGACCCTAGGGGACCCCGAAGGTGGCCCTCAGTGCCCCCTGCTGAGGCCGGCCACCCCCACCACCGTGTGGCACCACCCTGTGGCCCTGGGGAATCCGGGCAAGGCTCACCACtccaggcggggtggggggcacaaaAGGAGCATTCCCTCACTGCCCCccaaccacacatacacacacacacacacacacacacacacgcacacacgcacacaagcccccccaccccttgaGTGTTTCCTCGGCACTCCAACGTTTCCGAGAAGAGAATGAGGCTGTGGAGGCCCAGGGCCCGTTGAGGCAGCACGCAGCCCACGGCGGGGGGACGGGTGGGCACTCACGTGGGCTGGGGGCAGCTGTGGGGGCTCTCCCAGGGCCGGTCGCAGGGCTCCGAGGGGAGCAGGCTGAAGGGGCGGGAGTGGGActccttggtggtggtggtgaagctGCAGGACAGGGATGGGGCCAGGGCTCAGTGTGAGGGGGAGGCCTGGCTGCCACAGGGCACTCTGGAAGCAGAGGTATGAGGGCTTGGCCCTGCTGGGGAATGTTGCCCCAACATGGGGGTTTGCTCCCCCAAGCCTAGGAGGAATGCCTATCCTGGCCCCCTCCATTTGGAGGGGTCCTCCCAGAGTTGGAATATTCCTGGGACACCCCCCATCACTGCCCCCTCCTCGCCCTATTGGACCAGAGCattccatttctccctcctcctcctccctacaGGGGAGATTGAGCTAGAATTGATTTCTGGGCCCAGCTGATGGAGATGGATGAAGCATTTCTGGCCAAACCCCGACCTGGGCCTCGTTCCCCAACCCTGTCCCCTTTGCTCCCCCGGGACCAGGCCCCCCTGCTTGCTCCATAGTGAATGGCTCCCACCCTGTGC from the Halichoerus grypus chromosome 7, mHalGry1.hap1.1, whole genome shotgun sequence genome contains:
- the PEAR1 gene encoding platelet endothelial aggregation receptor 1 isoform X2 translates to MLPPLRSLLLALGLGLAGALNPNDPNTCSFWESFTTTTKESHSRPFSLLPSEPCDRPWESPHSCPQPTVVYRPVYRQVVRTEHRKRLRCCVGFYESRGTCVPLCVQECVHGHCVAPDRCQCAQGWRGGDCSSACAPGMWGPQCDKPCHCGNSSSCDPKSGACFCPSGLQPPRCLQPCPSGQYGPACQLPCQCHGAPCDPRTGACFCPPGRTGPSCEVSCLPGPAGFCPSTYPCHNGGVYQASQDSCSCPPGWMGTICSLPCPEGFHGPNCSQECHCHNGGLCDRFTGQCRCAPGYTGDRCREECPVGRFGQDCAETCDCAQGARCFPANGACLCEHGFTGDRCTERLCPDGLYGLSCQEPCTCDPEHSLSCHPMSGECSCLPGWAGLHCNESCPQDTHGPGCQEHCLCLHGGACQPDSGLCRCAPGYTGPHCASLCPPDTYGVDCKARCSCDHAIACSPVDGACVCKEGWQRGNCSVPCSPGTWGFGCNASCQCAHEAACSPQTGACTCTPGWHGAHCQLPCPKGQFGEGCASRCECDHSDGCDPVRGHCWCQAGWTGTRCHLPCPDGFWGANCSKSCTCKNGGTCVPENGNCVCAPGFRGPSCQRSCQPGRYGKRCVPCKCANHSSCHPSDGTCYCLAGWTGPDCSQPCPLGHWGANCAQPCQCGHGGTCHPQDGSCFCPPGWTGHLCLEGCSPGTFGANCSQPCQCSPGERCHPETGACVCPPEDSGAPCRIGNQEPFTMMPTSPVTYNSLGAVIGIAVLGSLVVALLALFIGYRHWQKGKEHQHLTVAYSGRRLDSSEYVMPDVPPSYSHYYSNPSYHTLSQCSPNPPPPNKVPGSQLFTSLQVPERPGGAHGLDNHSTLPADWKHRREPPPGPLDRGSGRLDRSYSPSSSSRGGPGPISEEGLRASLASLSSENPYATIRDLPSLLGSPRESSYVEMKGPPSGSPPRQPAQLWDNQRWRRPQPQRDSGAYEQPSPLTYDQDSVGSQLPLPPGLPPGHYDSPKNSHIPGHYDLPPVRHPPSPPLRRQDR
- the PEAR1 gene encoding platelet endothelial aggregation receptor 1 isoform X1, translated to MLPPLRSLLLALGLGLAGALNPNDPNTCSFWESFTTTTKESHSRPFSLLPSEPCDRPWESPHSCPQPTVVYRPVYRQVVRTEHRKRLRCCVGFYESRGTCVPLCVQECVHGHCVAPDRCQCAQGWRGGDCSSACAPGMWGPQCDKPCHCGNSSSCDPKSGACFCPSGLQPPRCLQPCPSGQYGPACQLPCQCHGAPCDPRTGACFCPPGRTGPSCEVSCLPGPAGFCPSTYPCHNGGVYQASQDSCSCPPGWMGTICSLPCPEGFHGPNCSQECHCHNGGLCDRFTGQCRCAPGYTGDRCREECPVGRFGQDCAETCDCAQGARCFPANGACLCEHGFTGDRCTERLCPDGLYGLSCQEPCTCDPEHSLSCHPMSGECSCLPGWAGLHCNESCPQDTHGPGCQEHCLCLHGGACQPDSGLCRCAPGYTGPHCASLCPPDTYGVDCKARCSCDHAIACSPVDGACVCKEGWQRGNCSVPCSPGTWGFGCNASCQCAHEAACSPQTGACTCTPGWHGAHCQLPCPKGQFGEGCASRCECDHSDGCDPVRGHCWCQAGWTGTRCHLPCPDGFWGANCSKSCTCKNGGTCVPENGNCVCAPGFRGPSCQRSCQPGRYGKRCVPCKCANHSSCHPSDGTCYCLAGWTGPDCSQPCPLGHWGANCAQPCQCGHGGTCHPQDGSCFCPPGWTGHLCLEGCSPGTFGANCSQPCQCSPGERCHPETGACVCPPEDSGAPCRIGNQEPFTMMPTSPVTYNSLGAVIGIAVLGSLVVALLALFIGYRHWQKGKEHQHLTVAYSGRRLDSSEYVMPDVPPSYSHYYSNPSYHTLSQCSPNPPPPNKVPGSQLFTSLQVPERPGGAHGLDNHSTLPADWKHRREPPPGPLDRGSGRLDRSYSPSSSSRGGPGPFSSKGPISEEGLRASLASLSSENPYATIRDLPSLLGSPRESSYVEMKGPPSGSPPRQPAQLWDNQRWRRPQPQRDSGAYEQPSPLTYDQDSVGSQLPLPPGLPPGHYDSPKNSHIPGHYDLPPVRHPPSPPLRRQDR
- the PEAR1 gene encoding platelet endothelial aggregation receptor 1 isoform X4, translated to MLPPLRSLLLALGLGLAGALNPNDPNTCSFWESFTTTTKESHSRPFSLLPSEPCDRPWESPHSCPQPTVVYRPVYRQVVRTEHRKRLRCCVGFYESRGTCVPLCVQECVHGHCVAPDRCQCAQGWRGGDCSSACAPGMWGPQCDKPCHCGNSSSCDPKSGACFCPSGLQPPRCLQPCPSGQYGPACQLPCQCHGAPCDPRTGACFCPPGRTGPSCEVSCLPGPAGFCPSTYPCHNGGVYQASQDSCSCPPGWMGTICSLPCPEGFHGPNCSQECHCHNGGLCDRFTGQCRCAPGYTGDRCREECPVGRFGQDCAETCDCAQGARCFPANGACLCEHGFTGDRCTERLCPDGLYGLSCQEPCTCDPEHSLSCHPMSGECSCLPGWAGLHCNESCPQDTHGPGCQEHCLCLHGGACQPDSGLCRCAPGYTGPHCASLCPPDTYGVDCKARCSCDHAIACSPVDGACVCKEGWQRGNCSVPCSPGTWGFGCNASCQCAHEAACSPQTGACTCTPGWHGAHCQLPCPKGQFGEGCASRCECDHSDGCDPVRGHCWCQAGWTGTRCHLPCPDGFWGANCSKSCTCKNGGTCVPENGNCVCAPGFRGPSCQRSCPLGHWGANCAQPCQCGHGGTCHPQDGSCFCPPGWTGHLCLEGCSPGTFGANCSQPCQCSPGERCHPETGACVCPPEDSGAPCRIGNQEPFTMMPTSPVTYNSLGAVIGIAVLGSLVVALLALFIGYRHWQKGKEHQHLTVAYSGRRLDSSEYVMPDVPPSYSHYYSNPSYHTLSQCSPNPPPPNKVPGSQLFTSLQVPERPGGAHGLDNHSTLPADWKHRREPPPGPLDRGSGRLDRSYSPSSSSRGGPGPFSSKGPISEEGLRASLASLSSENPYATIRDLPSLLGSPRESSYVEMKGPPSGSPPRQPAQLWDNQRWRRPQPQRDSGAYEQPSPLTYDQDSVGSQLPLPPGLPPGHYDSPKNSHIPGHYDLPPVRHPPSPPLRRQDR
- the PEAR1 gene encoding platelet endothelial aggregation receptor 1 isoform X3; this translates as MLPPLRSLLLALGLGLAGALNPNDPNTCSFWESFTTTTKESHSRPFSLLPSEPCDRPWESPHSCPQPTVVYRPVYRQVVRTEHRKRLRCCVGFYESRGTCVPLCVQECVHGHCVAPDRCQCAQGWRGGDCSSACAPGMWGPQCDKPCHCGNSSSCDPKSGACFCPSGLQPPRCLQPCPSGQYGPACQLPCQCHGAPCDPRTGACFCPPGRTGPSCEVSCLPGPAGFCPSTYPCHNGGVYQASQDSCSCPPGWMGTICSLPCPEGFHGPNCSQECHCHNGGLCDRFTGQCRCAPGYTGDRCREECPVGRFGQDCAETCDCAQGARCFPANGACLCEHGFTGDRCTERLCPDGLYGLSCQEPCTCDPEHSLSCHPMSGECSCLPGWAGLHCNESCPQDTHGPGCQEHCLCLHGGACQPDSGLCRCAPGYTGPHCASLCPPDTYGVDCKARCSCDHAIACSPVDGACVCKEGWQRGNCSVPCSPGTWGFGCNASCQCAHEAACSPQTGACTCTPGWHGAHCQLPCPKGQFGEGCASRCECDHSDGCDPVRGHCWCQAGWTGTRCHLPCPDGFWGANCSKSCTCKNGGTCVPENGNCVCAPGFRGPSCQRSCQPGRYGKRCVPCKCANHSSCHPSDGTCYCLAGWTGPDCSQPCPLGHWGANCAQPCQCGHGGTCHPQDGSCFCPPGWTGHLCLEGCSPGTFGANCSQPCQCSPGERCHPETGACVCPPEDSGAPCRIGNQEPFTMMPTSPVTYNSLGAVIGIAVLGSLVVALLALFIGYRHWQKGKEHQHLTVAYSGRRLDSSEYVMPDVPPSYSHYYSNPSYHTLSQCSPNPPPPNKVPGSQLFTSLQVPERPGGAHGLDNHSTLPADWKHRREPPPGPLDRGPISEEGLRASLASLSSENPYATIRDLPSLLGSPRESSYVEMKGPPSGSPPRQPAQLWDNQRWRRPQPQRDSGAYEQPSPLTYDQDSVGSQLPLPPGLPPGHYDSPKNSHIPGHYDLPPVRHPPSPPLRRQDR